Proteins encoded in a region of the Panicum hallii strain FIL2 chromosome 3, PHallii_v3.1, whole genome shotgun sequence genome:
- the LOC112884346 gene encoding pentatricopeptide repeat-containing protein At1g18485-like: MLPVPASPFTAASLHELVLRLHQCGGGLLLHRAHAAAIVSGALAASLPLAGALLLSYASLRDVHSARLVLRHHPLRLRSAFLWNSLSRALASAALPAEALRVYNRMARSGVPPDDRTFPFALHAAAAAVAAGERPDKGLELHAAALRRGLLLADVFAGNTLVTFYAACGRAADARRVFDEMPARDVVSWNSLVSALLANGMLEDAQRVVVRMMRSGVPANVASLVSVVPACGTEREEGFGLCIHGLVLKSGLDSVVNLGNALIDMYGKFGDLEAAMRLFNGMPERNEVSWNSAIGCFVHTGIYEDVLEMFRAMLEHGVTPGSVTLSSLLPALVDLGCFHLGKEVHGYSVRRAMESDIFIANSLMDMYAKFGSLVKASAIFGKIDAPNVVSWNAMIANLAQNGAESEAFRLFIEMQKNGECPNAFTIVNLLPACSRVASLKMGKQIHAWSIRRSLMSDLFISNALIDAYAKCGQLSLARNIFDRSEKDDVSYNTLIVGYSQSSCCFESLHLFEQMRSAGVEYDAVSFMGCLSACANLSAFKQGKEIHGVLVRRLLSTHPFLANSLLDLYTKGGMLDTALRIFNRITQKDVASWNTMILGYGMLGQHGVALELFDLMEDDGVDYDYVSYIAVLSACSHGGLVERGKKYFSQMLAQNIKPQQMHYACMVDLLGRAGQLSESAEIIRNMPFRANSDVWGTLLGSCRIHGNIELARWAAEHLFELKPEHSGYYTLLMNMYAEAGMWTEAYEIRTLMKSRKVQKDPAYSWVQNGNKLQAFLVGDA, translated from the coding sequence ATGCTGCCTGTTCCCGCCAGCCCCTTCACGGCCGCTTCCCTCCACGAGCTCGTCCTCCGCCTCCACCaatgcggcggcggcctcctcctccaccgcgcgcacgcggcCGCCATCGTCTCCGGGGCCCTCGCCGCCTCGCTCCCGCTCGCCGGCGCGCTGCTCCTCTCCTACGCCTCGCTCCGCGACGTCCACTCGGCGCGCCTCGTCCTCCGCCACCACCCGCTCCGCCTCCGCTCAGCCTTCCTCTGGAACTCCCTTTCCCGCGCGCTCGCGTCCGCCGCGCTCCCCGCCGAGGCCCTGCGGGTGTACAACCGCATGGCGCGCTCCGGCGTGCCCCCCGACGACCGCACCTTCCCCTTCgccctccacgccgccgccgccgccgttgccgcggGGGAGCGACCGGACAAGGGCCTCGAGCTCCACGCTGCCGCTCTCCGGCGCGGCCTCCTCCTCGCGGACGTCTTCGCTGGCAACACGCTCGTCACGTTCTACGCGGCGTGCGGCCGCGCGGCCGACGCGCGCAGGGTGTTCGACGAGATGCCCGCGCGGGATGTCGTCTCGTGGAACTCGCTCGTCTCAGCATTGTTGGCGAACGGGATGTTGGAGGACGCACAGCGGGTAGTGGTGCGGATGATGAGGAGCGGGGTCCCGGCAAATGTGGCCAGTTTGGTGTCAGTCGTGCCGGCCTGCGGCACAGAGCGAGAGGAGGGATTCGGGTTATGCATCCATGGTTTGGTGCTGAAATCTGGACTTGACTCTGTGGTGAACCTAGGGAATGCACTGATAGATATGTACGGGAAATTTGGAGATTTGGAGGCAGCAATGCGACTGTTTAATGGAATGCCGGAGAGGAATGAGGTTTCTTGGAATTCTGCAATAGGTTGCTTTGTTCATACAGGGATTTATGAAGATGTGCTGGAGATGTTTAGGGCAATGTTGGAACATGGGGTCACGCCGGGATCTGTTACATTATCAAGTTTGCTGCCTGCTTTGGTTGATCTTGGTTGTTTTCATTTGGGAAAGGAGGTCCACGGGTACAGTGTACGGAGAGCAATGGAATCGGATATTTTTATTGCCAACTCACTGATGGATATGTACGCCAAATTTGGTTCTTTGGTGAAAGCATCAGCTATCTTTGGAAAAATTGATGCACCCAATGTTGTCTCATGGAATGCAATGATTGCAAATCTTGCCCAAAATGGAGCCGAGTCTGAGGCTTTCAGGCTTTTCATTGAGATGCAGAAGAATGGGGAATGCCCAAATGCATTCACCATAGTGAATCTGCTTCCAGCCTGTTCAAGGGTAGCCTCTCTAAAGATGGGGAAGCAGATACATGCATGGTCAATCCGCCGAAGCTTGATGTCTGATTTGTTTATATCAAATGCACtgattgatgcatatgccaaaTGTGGGCAACTGAGCTTGGCGCGAAATATTTTTGACAGGTCAGAGAAGGACGATGTGTCGTACAACACTTTGATTGTGGGTTACTCGCAGAGTTCATGTTGTTTTGAATCTCTTCATCTATTTGAGCAGATGAGGTCTGCTGGAGTCGAGTATGATGCTGTTTCCTTCATGGGCTGCCTGTCTGCATGTGCTAATTTATCTGCATTTAAGCAAGGCAAAGAAATTCATGGTGTTTTAGTGAGGAGATTGTTaagtactcacccctttctagCTAATTCTTTACTGGACTTGTACACTAAAGGAGGAATGCTGGATACTGCCTTGAGGATCTTTAATAGGATTACACAAAAGGATGTTGCTTCATGGAACACTATGATCTTGGGATATGGGATGCTTGGTCAACATGGCGTTGCACTTGAATTGTTTGATTTGATGGAGGATGATGGTGTCGACTATGATTATGTATCCTACATTGCAGTGTTGTCAGCATGTAGCCATGGTGGCCTCGttgagagaggaaagaagtACTTCAGTCAAATGCTTGCTCAAAATATAAAGCCACAGCAAATGCACTATGCTTGCATGGTAGATCTACTTGGGCGTGCTGGTCAACTATCTGAATCTGCTGAAATAATAAGAAACATGCCTTTTCGTGCTAATTCTGATGTTTGGGGAACATTGCTTGGGTCTTGCCGTATACATGGAAACATTGAACTAGCACGATGGGCCGCAGAGCATTTGTTTGAGTTGAAACCAGAGCACTCTGGCTACTATACTCTGCTGATGAACATGTATGCTGAGGCAGGGATGTGGACTGAAGCATATGAGATTAGGACATTAATGAAATCGAGGAAGGTACAGAAAGATCCAGCCTATAGCTGGGTACAGAACGGCAATAAGCTACAAGCTTTTCTTGTTGGAGATGCATAG
- the LOC112888168 gene encoding dirigent protein 21-like: MATTYFTIAPCQYVLCQNEVTMKLYLHQVVQGQPNQNQVAMVPSLQPAGFGTIAVNDWTVIDGPNPSANIVGRAKGVHIQADQANAGWYTSLLIIFEGGRFKGSSLQALGITASTGELAIIGGTGEFKMARGTIKYKIVLNTPNVESIRELNIQAFYTPEIPPAAQGAVTIVNAAGQAPN, encoded by the exons ATGGCTACTACCTACTTCACCATCGCTCCTTGCCAGTATGTCCTCTGCCAAAATGAGGTTACCATGAAGTTGTATTTGCACCAAGTCGTGCAAGGACAACCCAACCAAAACCAGGTAGCCATGGTTCCCTCCCTCCAACCTGCTGGGTTTGGTACCATCGCAGTTAACGATTGGACTGTGATCGATGGACCTAACCCCAGTGCAAATATTGTGGGACGTGCAAAAGGCGTGCATATCCAGGCTGATCAAGCCAATGCTGGGTGGTACACTTCTCTCCTCATAATATTTGAGGGTGGCAG GTTTAAGGGATCCTCGCTTCAGGCTCTGGGAATTACAGCATCCACAGGTGAACTTGCAATTATTGGTGGTACTGGGGAATTTAAGATGGCCCGTGGTACTATCAAGTACAAAATAGTCTTGAACACCCCCAACGTTGAGAGTATTAGAGAGCTTAATATTCAGGCATTCTACACTCCGGAAATTCCCCCAGCT GCCCAGGGTGCGGTTACTATTGTGAATGCAGCGGGTCAGGCTCCCAATTGA